A single window of Paenibacillus sp. SYP-B4298 DNA harbors:
- a CDS encoding helix-turn-helix domain-containing protein codes for MIEEWSEARFPLYTLHRIQVLYSTSSRPQHQLHSGVHALLLAVAGGSGLLQWGAECCELAAGDVLLLPAHAEALLTADLEQPLHLFQLWLGAYNPEQKQSPQLHQPEQPEQPEQPEQPHQLQPSYVRQHSVLLGGERMLHLPHAAELVALAEELYTHRLPVHELRHMQNQLLLHQLLLRLLEQLESKYSQREAEEQPSMERSIVYMERHYSAKLSRSELAALAGVSPAHYSIRFKQCTGLSPMDYLSRLRVHRAKELLTSGNGTLRDIALQVGYKDEFYLSRRFKQQTGVSPTDYLRGSAQRVAVLLAPYASHLLLLDVKPAVTISDSNEYVTIDGLSHLQEMRFIDVRGTVEQLRRQLLESEAGLLIAAPEHLHEYGLQPEQLRVAAPVIEIPWMALGWKEHLRMIARAVQRSPQAEQWLASFAAEEQAARERLHQHTVQRETIAILVVKPGRLLLYGARNAGYVMYRSLGLRPPVSVGRELERYGDQFHSIAVEPEQLMAPEHAADRLLIIVIPDSKGSTAHAEALFDTLSWQEHPAVRSDAIHWLAPDDWIPYNPVSIRLQLQRAEALFTTVQP; via the coding sequence ATGATCGAAGAATGGTCGGAGGCCCGATTCCCGCTATATACGCTTCATCGTATTCAGGTGTTGTATAGCACTTCGAGCAGACCGCAGCATCAGCTTCATAGCGGAGTGCATGCATTGCTGCTTGCAGTCGCAGGGGGAAGCGGGCTGCTGCAATGGGGAGCCGAATGCTGTGAACTGGCTGCTGGCGATGTACTGTTGCTGCCCGCTCATGCGGAGGCACTGTTGACAGCCGACCTGGAGCAGCCGCTGCATCTGTTCCAGCTATGGCTCGGAGCATATAACCCAGAGCAGAAGCAGTCACCGCAGTTGCACCAGCCAGAGCAGCCAGAGCAGCCAGAGCAGCCAGAGCAGCCGCATCAGCTACAGCCGAGCTATGTCCGGCAGCACAGCGTGCTGCTCGGCGGTGAGCGGATGCTGCATCTGCCGCATGCGGCCGAGCTCGTAGCGCTGGCAGAGGAGCTGTATACGCACCGCCTGCCTGTGCATGAGCTGCGCCATATGCAGAACCAGTTGCTGCTGCATCAGTTGTTGCTGCGACTGCTGGAGCAGCTTGAGAGCAAGTATTCTCAGCGGGAGGCTGAGGAGCAGCCATCCATGGAGCGCAGTATTGTATACATGGAGCGCCATTACAGCGCCAAGCTGAGCCGGAGCGAGCTGGCAGCGCTCGCGGGCGTCAGCCCGGCTCATTACTCGATTCGGTTCAAGCAATGTACAGGCCTTAGTCCGATGGATTACTTGTCGAGACTGCGGGTACATCGTGCCAAGGAGCTGTTAACCAGCGGCAATGGCACACTGCGAGATATTGCCTTGCAGGTCGGCTATAAGGATGAGTTTTATCTAAGCCGACGCTTTAAGCAGCAGACAGGAGTCTCGCCTACGGACTACCTTCGGGGGAGTGCGCAGCGCGTAGCTGTGCTGCTGGCGCCGTATGCGAGCCATTTGCTGCTATTAGATGTGAAGCCGGCGGTTACGATCTCGGACAGCAACGAATATGTGACCATTGACGGTCTGTCGCATCTGCAAGAGATGCGGTTCATTGATGTGCGCGGCACAGTGGAGCAACTGCGGCGTCAGCTTCTGGAGAGTGAAGCAGGGCTGCTGATCGCTGCGCCCGAGCATCTGCACGAATATGGGCTGCAGCCAGAGCAGCTTAGGGTAGCGGCTCCCGTCATCGAGATTCCGTGGATGGCGCTTGGCTGGAAGGAGCATCTGCGCATGATTGCCCGCGCCGTGCAGCGCAGCCCTCAGGCTGAGCAATGGCTGGCGTCGTTTGCAGCGGAGGAGCAGGCAGCCAGAGAACGGCTGCATCAGCACACGGTGCAGCGGGAGACGATAGCGATCCTCGTCGTGAAGCCTGGCCGACTGCTGCTCTATGGCGCGCGTAATGCGGGATATGTGATGTATCGTTCGCTCGGCCTTCGTCCTCCGGTCAGCGTTGGTCGCGAGCTGGAGCGGTATGGCGATCAATTTCATTCTATTGCGGTGGAGCCGGAGCAGCTTATGGCGCCGGAGCATGCAGCCGATCGGTTGCTCATTATCGTCATTCCTGACAGCAAGGGCAGCACCGCCCATGCGGAAGCGTTGTTCGACACCTTGTCCTGGCAGGAGCACCCTGCGGTGAGAAGTGATGCCATCCACTGGCTGGCGCCGGACGACTGGATTCCGTATAATCCGGTATCGATCAGGCTGCAATTGCAGCGTGCGGAGGCGCTGTTCACTACGGTGCAGCCCTGA